One Ictalurus furcatus strain D&B chromosome 21, Billie_1.0, whole genome shotgun sequence genomic region harbors:
- the cdk4 gene encoding cyclin-dependent kinase 4: MAQDGVVQYEPVAEIGGGAYGTVYKARDKESGKFVALKSVRVQTDQEGLPLSTVREVALLKRLEQFDHPNIVKLMDVCASLRTEQETKVTLVFEHVDQDLKTYLEKAPPPGLPLHRVRDLMRQLLCGLSFLHSHLVLHRDLKPENILVTSRGQIKLADFGLARIYSCTMALTPVVVTLWYRSPEVLLGSSYATPVDLWSTGCIFAEMFTRKPLFCGESEADQLTKIFSVIGLPNEEEWPNDVTLSRENFSPQNPQPITDQIPELTNEGADLLMKMLTFDPLRRISALKALEHGFFSDQSDSL, encoded by the exons ATGGCGCAGGACGGGGTTGTGCAGTACGAGCCGGTGGCGGAGATCGGGGGCGGAGCTTATGGGACTGTGTATAAAGCGCGAGATAAAGAGAGCGGCAAGTTCGTGGCTCTGAAGAGCGTCAGAGTGCAGACGGATCAGGAGGGACTTCCTCTGTCCACTGTGAGAGAAGTCGCTCTGCTCAAACGTCTGGAGCAGTTCGACCATCCCAACATCGTCaa gctgATGGATGTGTGTGCGAGTTTGAGGACGGAGCAGGAGACGAAGGTGACGTTGGTGTTCGAACACGTGGATCAGGATTTGAAGACGTATTTGGAGAAAGCTCCCCCACCTGGACTGCCCCTTCACCGTGTCAGG gatctgATGCGTCAGTTGCTGTGTGGTTTGTCGTTCCTTCACTCTCACCTGGTTCTCCATCGGGACCTGAAGCCAGAGAACATCCTGGTGACAAGTCGCGGTCAGATTAAACTCGCCGACTTTGGACTGGCTCGAATATACAGCTGTACCATGGCTCTAACACCTgtg gtggtGACGTTGTGGTACCGTTCTCCGGAGGTTCTGCTTGGTTCTAGTTATGCCACGcctgtggatctgtggagtacCGGCTGCATCTTCGCTGAGATGTTCACACGCAA gCCTCTGTTTTGTGGAGAATCTGAAGCGGACCAGCTGACCAAGATCTTCTC TGTGATTGGTCTGCCGAATGAGGAGGAGTGGCCTAATGATGTCACACTATCTCGAGAAAACTTCAGTCCTCAGAATCCTCAGCCAATCACAGATCAGATCCCAGAGTTAACCAATGAGGGGGCGGATCTGCTcatg AAAatgttgacctttgacccccTGAGGCGGATCTCGGCACTGAAGGCTCTGGAGCACGGGTTCTTCTCTGACCAATCCGATAGCCTGTAA